The Allocatelliglobosispora scoriae genome contains a region encoding:
- a CDS encoding RHS repeat domain-containing protein, with protein MLNVKLGVVGRVIAATAAAVLVATSMGAAPANAASPAVRVMLAASKWKAPKPTDVPSIPVVDRKPGAKLSVAGAPRVTGPTKAVWPAAGSSVADLSAAVPGASGRNVSAASASRRVQAGVQPVWVSDVSLADEVKSSRTAPDAVGKVAVRMHDRADAAKAGVSGVVLGVARADGVRSSGTVHVELDYAAFAQAYGGDWATRLMLVKLPACALTTPELAGCRLSDARQVNSRNLATARTLTADVTLAGDGAATLLAATAGASGDNGDYKATSLTPASTWNVSQQTGGFSWSYPLRMPSAVGGPAPSLSLAYSSQSVDGRTGGTNTQGSWIGDGWDMWPGYIERRYDTCSEDRDQVGGNDPNNKTQPTGDQCWYRSNATMSLNGRSTELVDVGGGKWKGVSDDGSRIELIKDVSIGNGDADGEYFKVTTIDGIQYFFGKVAASSSVWTTPVYGNHPGEPGYVSGDFAASRQTQAWRWNLDYVLDPHGNTMNYTYTKEAGAYGREGDPAKRTTYDRGGYLTKIEYGTRTDQAQAAARIVFNVADRCKPSATCYDANNKAIAASFPDTPFDQYCYPGDQCTEQGSPTFWTQKRLASINAQVWDTSLAPAAFRTVESWALRHDYLDAGSLSGEGIPMFLSGITRTGSGIKNGTSVSDPEIVLSPGAEPFPNRIDGPSDGRTALNRWRITSIVTESGAQIGISYLGGDCSRTSPPTAATNDKRCMPQYYAPPGQTATLDWFHKYVVSRVDVYDNTGGFSHEQTNYDYLDTPAWHYDDSELTPAKKRTWGEFRGYGRVQVRKGLEAGTQSVTQYRYFRGMDGDKAAPSGVKDVWITDSLAGTGDTHTKSIEDAEALSGTLREEITYNGVVSPGVNGPVISGSLSEPAAVQTGTPANGATIKAYMVSTAAQYDRTVKWDGSTRWIATKTKVNGDNLPYEVDDLGDESTANDNLCIRTEYADANTTAWMRDKVSRVETVKVDCATTPTRGANADGSPKDVVSDVRTYYDNATLPVGTAPTRGLVVKTDEVASWSGTTPTYIPTSTAVYDENGRPTSTKDALARETLTTYTPVKAGPVTSKLVKNPKLQATTTTMDIAWGAPSQILDPNNAKTDLTYDGLGRLSGVWLPAQDKAAGKGATMKFAYDVRNNAPTAVTTQKLLPYALSDKYSTSITLFDGMLRARQVQADAVGGGRNITDTVYDSRGLLDWSSAAYYNDTTAPQKTVAVPTVTIPAVTQNVYDGAGRNTDVIFLAVGVEKWRTKTSYGGDRVTVTPPTGGTKTETLTDARGKTAQLRQYTDYTGSTFDKTDYTYTPHGDLATITDPMLNLWKYTYDQRWNKIKDEDPDKGISTMTYYDDGALKTTTDARTTTLGFTYDLLGRKTSERDGGVAGAKLAEWTFDTVLNGVGKPAKSIRYDTALNEYVSEVTAYDTFGRPTATQVTIPGNEGTGLAGTYAFSATYKKDGQVSQTVTPAAGGLAAETLTTSYSNDLGLPVGFSSTQVYVNTNTYNHLGQTTQRILGMNNSRIWQTYSTDEPTGRLTSTSVVPELSNEVFNLGYTYDNTGNLTKVADTPNGGQATDHQCYKYDYLRRLEEAWTQITGDCDATRSDALLGTTAPYWWSYRYDKSGSRTTATDNVGTDKVYTYTQPAPAGAAGTRPHTTSQVVVTGGLTRTDTYVYDETGNMKTRTIGGVQKSLTWDKEGHLATTGTDGYKYDADGNRLLRSDSAGTTLYLPGGLELRRLTGQTTATGTHYYTFGGAAIAVRTPTKLSWTCVDHHNTGEATIDASTLTVTRRRTDPFGSVRGTPPGSWAGDKGFVNGTLDPTGLTHLGARVYDPALGSFISRDPILDISDVQQIHGYSYSTNNPATLSDPTGLHTKDVNDGYCDSTCQANIEKFNKSEANRKNAEKEKKNCDASLWCRTKNAAKAAGNWISDTKNLAVVLSVVSLAVSFCPLPACTAVSALAGYASAGLYYLAGDKNAAALQAAATTVGLIPGAAAFAAIERGAMLGTTQVTLIATTKVAPLSVTAAKAAAVVADAGPTLAAAARFEKVQRAAGWVQGGLTSYAIGSAYCGINPVSSCS; from the coding sequence ATGCTCAATGTGAAGCTGGGTGTCGTCGGCAGGGTGATCGCCGCGACGGCGGCTGCGGTGCTGGTGGCCACGAGTATGGGTGCGGCGCCGGCGAACGCTGCATCACCTGCGGTGCGGGTGATGCTGGCGGCGTCGAAATGGAAGGCTCCCAAGCCGACCGATGTTCCGAGCATCCCGGTGGTGGATCGCAAGCCTGGGGCGAAGCTGTCGGTGGCTGGTGCGCCGAGGGTGACCGGGCCGACGAAGGCGGTGTGGCCGGCGGCGGGCAGTTCCGTCGCTGACCTGTCGGCCGCAGTGCCCGGGGCGTCTGGTCGTAACGTATCGGCGGCTTCGGCCAGCCGCCGCGTTCAGGCCGGTGTCCAGCCGGTGTGGGTGTCGGACGTGTCCCTGGCCGACGAGGTCAAGTCCTCCCGCACGGCTCCTGACGCGGTCGGCAAGGTCGCGGTGCGCATGCACGACCGTGCCGACGCAGCCAAGGCTGGGGTATCGGGTGTGGTTTTGGGTGTGGCCCGTGCCGATGGGGTGCGTTCGTCGGGCACCGTCCACGTGGAGCTCGACTATGCGGCGTTCGCGCAGGCGTACGGTGGGGACTGGGCGACCCGGCTGATGCTGGTCAAGCTTCCCGCTTGCGCTCTGACCACCCCGGAGCTGGCTGGGTGCCGGCTGTCGGACGCACGGCAGGTCAATTCCCGCAACCTCGCGACAGCCCGGACGCTGACCGCAGACGTGACCTTGGCTGGAGACGGGGCGGCGACGCTTCTCGCCGCGACGGCTGGTGCGTCGGGCGACAACGGGGACTATAAGGCGACATCGTTGACCCCGGCGTCGACGTGGAATGTGTCGCAGCAGACCGGTGGGTTCTCGTGGTCGTACCCGCTGCGGATGCCGTCGGCGGTGGGCGGCCCGGCGCCGTCGCTGTCCCTGGCGTACTCGTCGCAGTCGGTCGACGGTCGTACCGGTGGTACAAACACGCAGGGTTCGTGGATCGGTGACGGCTGGGACATGTGGCCCGGTTACATCGAGCGCAGGTACGACACCTGTTCGGAGGACAGGGACCAGGTCGGTGGCAACGACCCGAACAACAAGACGCAGCCGACCGGTGACCAGTGCTGGTACCGCAGCAACGCCACCATGTCGCTCAACGGCCGCTCCACCGAACTCGTCGATGTCGGTGGCGGCAAATGGAAGGGCGTCTCGGACGACGGCTCGCGCATCGAGCTGATCAAAGATGTGTCGATCGGCAACGGCGACGCCGACGGCGAGTACTTCAAGGTCACCACGATCGACGGCATCCAGTACTTTTTCGGCAAGGTCGCCGCGTCGTCGTCGGTGTGGACGACGCCGGTGTACGGCAACCACCCCGGTGAACCCGGGTACGTCTCCGGGGACTTCGCGGCGTCGCGGCAGACCCAGGCGTGGCGGTGGAATCTCGACTACGTCCTGGACCCGCACGGCAACACCATGAACTACACCTACACCAAGGAGGCCGGAGCCTACGGACGTGAAGGCGATCCCGCCAAGCGCACCACGTACGACCGGGGCGGCTACCTGACGAAGATCGAGTACGGGACCCGTACCGACCAGGCGCAAGCCGCAGCCCGGATCGTCTTCAACGTCGCCGACCGGTGCAAGCCCTCTGCGACCTGCTACGACGCCAACAATAAAGCCATCGCCGCGTCGTTCCCGGACACCCCGTTCGACCAGTACTGCTACCCGGGTGACCAGTGCACCGAGCAGGGATCGCCGACGTTCTGGACCCAGAAGCGCCTGGCGTCGATCAACGCCCAGGTATGGGACACCTCTCTGGCTCCCGCCGCCTTCCGGACGGTGGAGAGCTGGGCTCTTCGCCACGACTACCTCGACGCCGGGTCGCTGTCGGGTGAGGGCATCCCCATGTTCCTGTCGGGCATCACGCGCACGGGTTCGGGCATCAAGAACGGCACGAGCGTGTCCGACCCGGAGATCGTGCTCAGTCCCGGCGCGGAGCCGTTCCCGAACCGCATCGACGGCCCCAGCGACGGCCGCACCGCCTTGAACCGGTGGCGGATCACGTCAATCGTCACCGAGTCCGGTGCGCAGATCGGCATCAGCTACCTCGGTGGCGACTGCTCCCGGACCAGCCCTCCCACCGCGGCCACGAACGACAAGCGGTGCATGCCGCAGTACTACGCGCCACCCGGGCAGACCGCGACCCTGGACTGGTTCCACAAGTACGTCGTCTCGCGGGTGGACGTGTACGACAACACCGGCGGGTTCAGCCACGAGCAGACCAACTACGACTACCTCGACACGCCCGCCTGGCACTACGATGACTCGGAGCTCACCCCGGCCAAGAAGCGCACCTGGGGCGAGTTCCGCGGCTACGGCCGTGTCCAGGTCCGCAAGGGCCTCGAAGCCGGGACCCAGTCGGTCACCCAGTACCGGTACTTCCGCGGCATGGACGGAGACAAGGCCGCCCCCTCCGGCGTCAAGGACGTGTGGATCACCGACTCCCTCGCCGGGACCGGCGACACCCACACCAAGTCCATCGAAGACGCCGAAGCGTTGTCCGGCACCCTCCGCGAGGAGATCACCTACAACGGTGTCGTCTCACCCGGCGTGAACGGTCCGGTGATCTCCGGCAGCCTGTCCGAACCCGCAGCGGTCCAGACCGGCACCCCCGCCAACGGCGCCACCATCAAGGCCTACATGGTCTCCACCGCCGCTCAATACGACCGTACCGTCAAATGGGACGGCTCCACCCGTTGGATCGCGACGAAAACCAAGGTCAACGGCGACAACCTGCCCTATGAGGTAGACGATCTCGGCGACGAGAGCACCGCCAACGACAACCTCTGCATACGCACCGAGTATGCCGACGCCAACACCACGGCATGGATGCGCGACAAGGTCTCCCGCGTCGAAACCGTCAAGGTCGACTGCGCCACCACGCCGACCCGGGGCGCCAACGCCGATGGGTCGCCCAAGGACGTCGTCTCCGACGTGCGCACCTACTACGACAACGCCACGCTACCGGTCGGTACCGCTCCCACCCGCGGCCTAGTCGTCAAGACTGACGAGGTCGCGTCCTGGTCCGGCACGACCCCGACCTACATCCCCACGTCGACTGCCGTGTATGACGAGAACGGCCGTCCTACCTCAACGAAGGATGCGCTGGCCAGGGAGACGCTGACAACCTATACCCCGGTCAAGGCGGGGCCGGTGACGTCGAAACTTGTCAAGAATCCGAAGTTGCAGGCGACGACCACGACGATGGATATCGCGTGGGGTGCACCCTCGCAGATCCTCGACCCGAACAATGCCAAGACCGACCTGACGTACGACGGGCTCGGCCGTCTGAGCGGCGTATGGCTGCCCGCCCAGGATAAGGCCGCTGGCAAGGGCGCGACCATGAAGTTCGCCTACGACGTGCGCAATAACGCGCCGACAGCGGTCACCACGCAGAAACTGCTTCCCTACGCGCTGTCCGACAAGTACTCGACGTCGATCACCCTGTTCGACGGGATGCTGCGAGCGCGTCAGGTCCAAGCCGACGCGGTCGGCGGTGGCCGCAACATCACCGACACGGTGTACGACTCGCGCGGCCTGCTCGACTGGTCGTCAGCGGCCTACTACAACGACACCACCGCACCGCAGAAAACCGTCGCGGTGCCGACGGTCACTATCCCCGCCGTCACCCAGAACGTCTACGACGGAGCGGGCCGTAACACCGACGTGATCTTCCTCGCCGTTGGAGTCGAAAAATGGCGGACGAAGACGTCTTACGGTGGTGATCGGGTGACCGTCACGCCGCCGACCGGTGGCACGAAGACCGAAACCCTCACCGACGCCCGCGGCAAGACGGCCCAGTTGCGGCAGTACACCGATTACACCGGGTCGACCTTCGACAAGACCGACTACACGTACACCCCGCACGGCGACCTGGCCACCATCACCGACCCGATGCTCAATCTCTGGAAATACACCTACGACCAGCGTTGGAACAAGATCAAGGACGAGGACCCCGACAAAGGCATCTCGACCATGACCTACTACGACGACGGGGCGCTGAAGACCACCACCGACGCCCGCACGACAACGCTGGGCTTTACCTACGACCTCCTGGGCCGCAAGACTAGCGAACGCGACGGTGGCGTCGCGGGGGCGAAGTTGGCCGAGTGGACGTTCGACACGGTCCTCAACGGCGTCGGCAAACCAGCGAAGTCGATCCGTTACGACACCGCGCTCAACGAGTATGTCTCCGAGGTCACCGCATATGACACGTTCGGGCGGCCCACCGCCACTCAGGTGACCATCCCCGGCAATGAAGGCACCGGCCTGGCCGGCACCTATGCCTTCAGCGCCACCTACAAGAAGGACGGGCAGGTCTCCCAGACCGTCACGCCTGCCGCTGGCGGCCTCGCTGCGGAGACGCTGACCACCTCTTACAGCAACGACCTTGGCCTTCCGGTCGGGTTCTCCTCCACACAGGTCTACGTCAACACCAACACCTACAACCATCTCGGCCAGACAACCCAGCGGATCCTTGGCATGAACAACTCCCGGATCTGGCAGACCTACAGCACCGACGAACCCACCGGGCGGCTCACCAGTACCTCCGTCGTACCGGAATTGAGCAACGAGGTCTTCAACCTCGGCTACACCTACGACAACACCGGCAACCTCACCAAAGTCGCCGACACGCCCAACGGCGGCCAAGCCACCGACCACCAATGCTACAAATACGACTACCTACGGCGGCTCGAAGAAGCCTGGACCCAGATCACCGGCGACTGCGACGCCACCCGGTCCGACGCCCTCCTGGGCACCACCGCGCCGTACTGGTGGTCGTACCGATACGACAAGTCAGGCAGCCGTACCACCGCCACCGACAATGTCGGCACGGACAAGGTCTACACCTACACCCAGCCGGCTCCCGCAGGAGCGGCCGGCACAAGGCCCCACACCACATCGCAGGTCGTGGTCACCGGAGGTCTGACCCGAACCGACACCTACGTCTACGACGAGACCGGGAACATGAAGACCCGCACCATCGGCGGCGTACAGAAGAGCCTGACCTGGGATAAGGAAGGCCACCTCGCCACCACTGGCACAGACGGCTACAAATACGACGCTGATGGCAACCGCCTCCTGCGCAGTGATTCCGCCGGCACCACCCTCTACCTGCCCGGCGGCCTAGAGTTGCGCCGCCTCACCGGCCAGACAACGGCCACCGGAACCCACTACTACACCTTTGGCGGCGCCGCGATCGCCGTAAGGACACCGACGAAGCTCTCGTGGACCTGCGTCGACCACCACAACACCGGTGAGGCGACCATCGATGCCTCGACGCTGACGGTCACGCGTCGCCGGACCGATCCCTTCGGCAGTGTTCGCGGCACTCCGCCCGGGTCGTGGGCCGGCGACAAGGGGTTCGTCAACGGAACCCTCGACCCCACGGGCCTCACTCACCTCGGCGCCCGTGTTTACGATCCGGCACTGGGCTCCTTCATCAGCCGCGATCCGATTCTCGACATCAGCGACGTCCAGCAGATACATGGCTACTCCTACAGCACCAACAACCCCGCCACACTCTCGGACCCCACTGGTCTCCACACCAAGGACGTCAACGACGGCTACTGCGACAGCACATGTCAGGCCAACATAGAAAAGTTCAATAAGTCCGAGGCGAACCGCAAGAATGCGGAGAAGGAAAAGAAGAATTGCGACGCCAGTCTCTGGTGCCGAACGAAGAACGCGGCCAAGGCTGCGGGGAACTGGATCTCGGACACCAAGAATCTGGCCGTCGTGCTGTCGGTGGTCAGTCTGGCAGTGTCGTTCTGCCCCCTACCAGCTTGCACCGCGGTCAGCGCGCTGGCTGGGTACGCTTCTGCCGGCTTGTATTACCTTGCGGGTGACAAGAATGCGGCTGCCTTGCAGGCTGCGGCGACGACTGTCGGCCTGATCCCCGGGGCCGCAGCCTTCGCAGCGATCGAACGGGGTGCGATGTTGGGAACGACACAGGTCACGCTCATCGCAACCACAAAGGTGGCCCCGCTGAGCGTGACAGCCGCGAAGGCTGCCGCGGTTGTTGCCGACGCCGGTCCGACATTGGCAGCCGCAGCGAGGTTCGAAAAGGTCCAGAGGGCGGCAGGCTGGGTCCAAGGCGGGCTGACGTCCTATGCGATCGGCTCCGCCTACTGCGGGATCAACCCGGTTTCATCGTGCTCGTAG
- a CDS encoding LamG domain-containing protein, protein MGESTALAEAVRCGSPVEVLSKRSENTLVFAQPTGGLTAEISAVPVRVHRPDGSWQPVDTTLQRASDGSLGPVASVANVRFSGGGATPLATFKAGGGEVAYSWPTGLPVPAIEGDSAQYAEVFPGVDLRVRALADGFRYVLVVKTVEAAANPALRTVTLNLAASGLTVRPKASGGFDAVDGAGVPAITVGGAAMWDASGLVGSGVQGVMEARSESVPADVDVAELAAETPEGSATAEIAATATATSLVVTPDQAMLSSPETVFPVIIDPVATIDTSNGAYWGYVNSTNATRDDGVARVGVNTDGSGTYRSFWFFPSGTAIGGPATVVAAEVRTLMTHSYDCDNTPVNLWTAGGFHSGKNTWGTPTLGAWMGERSAHAHKGTGQCADDPQSDAAVIFDQNAVKTYIQSAVDAGWSGSAFALSTRQSDGGGEGTASWWKKFDPTKTQLYVQWNHAPATSTAVKVLASGVTDCATSSVPGTNAKRPTFCATPQDVDGGTNRVEFEVWDSAHATRQTYSNGSVTNRTVGSAASWAPPVDLADGVHALRVQSCDSFACGTTWSSWLSFTVDTTPPPVPVIAATSGGEATYQPKSTGNWLGGENVAGNFSFTSSSDAASVEVRLNGSSLGWKTASGGAWTGSVTPPRDGPNTLATRSKDAFGTTSAWSADYVFLVAPAANKSWRWELNDSLSSIDTVGSTVTSPGVQLLSGFTPSPYVTGAGTSKAVTFNGTSQALGTTNTVVNTMASFTVTARVKLGTITPAGPMMTIVSQDGPTGSGFRLQYRTDVPVDGGTRAWCFVMFTADGATDTASTRACLDAQQTTSDWVNLAGVYDAGSHQVQMWIEADGEMVMFDPATAFTNVWSATGALAIGRARQGSSDGQFFNGSIDRVALFATALSGSELNVDKATP, encoded by the coding sequence GTGGGTGAGTCCACGGCGTTGGCTGAGGCTGTGCGGTGTGGAAGCCCGGTTGAGGTGTTGTCGAAGCGTTCGGAGAACACCCTGGTCTTCGCGCAGCCGACTGGTGGGTTGACGGCTGAGATCTCGGCCGTGCCGGTGCGGGTGCACCGTCCGGACGGGTCATGGCAGCCGGTGGACACGACGCTCCAGCGTGCGTCGGACGGTTCGTTAGGGCCTGTGGCGTCGGTGGCGAATGTGCGTTTTTCGGGTGGTGGTGCGACGCCGCTCGCGACGTTCAAGGCGGGCGGCGGAGAGGTTGCGTACTCATGGCCGACGGGTTTGCCCGTCCCCGCCATCGAGGGGGACTCGGCTCAGTACGCGGAGGTCTTCCCCGGTGTTGACCTACGGGTGCGTGCACTGGCAGACGGTTTCCGGTACGTCCTCGTCGTGAAAACCGTCGAGGCGGCAGCCAATCCGGCATTGCGTACGGTCACGTTGAACCTGGCGGCCTCGGGTCTGACTGTTCGGCCGAAGGCGTCGGGCGGGTTCGACGCGGTGGATGGTGCTGGAGTGCCGGCTATCACGGTCGGTGGCGCGGCGATGTGGGACGCGAGCGGCCTGGTGGGGTCTGGGGTGCAGGGTGTCATGGAGGCTCGGTCGGAAAGTGTGCCGGCTGACGTGGACGTTGCTGAGTTGGCGGCGGAGACGCCGGAAGGTTCGGCTACCGCTGAGATCGCGGCGACGGCGACTGCGACAAGTCTTGTGGTGACTCCTGATCAGGCGATGCTGAGCAGTCCGGAGACGGTGTTCCCGGTGATCATCGATCCGGTTGCGACGATCGACACGTCGAACGGCGCCTACTGGGGTTATGTGAACTCGACGAACGCAACACGTGATGACGGGGTTGCCCGGGTGGGCGTCAATACCGACGGTAGCGGCACCTACCGCTCCTTCTGGTTCTTCCCGTCGGGCACGGCGATCGGCGGGCCCGCCACGGTCGTCGCCGCCGAGGTGCGCACGTTGATGACCCACTCGTACGACTGCGACAACACTCCGGTGAATCTGTGGACGGCGGGCGGGTTCCATTCGGGTAAGAACACGTGGGGCACGCCGACGCTGGGCGCCTGGATGGGAGAGCGGTCGGCCCACGCGCACAAGGGAACGGGACAGTGCGCAGATGATCCGCAATCCGATGCAGCGGTCATTTTCGACCAGAATGCGGTTAAGACGTATATTCAGAGCGCTGTCGATGCCGGCTGGAGTGGTTCTGCCTTCGCCCTTTCGACCCGTCAGAGCGATGGCGGCGGAGAGGGCACCGCGTCGTGGTGGAAGAAGTTCGACCCCACGAAGACGCAGCTCTACGTGCAGTGGAATCATGCGCCGGCGACCTCCACGGCGGTGAAGGTGCTGGCCTCAGGGGTGACTGACTGCGCCACGTCGTCTGTGCCCGGGACGAATGCGAAGCGGCCCACGTTCTGCGCCACTCCGCAGGATGTCGACGGCGGGACGAACCGGGTCGAGTTCGAGGTATGGGATTCCGCGCACGCGACTCGCCAGACCTACTCGAACGGTTCGGTGACCAATCGGACGGTCGGATCGGCTGCTTCCTGGGCCCCACCGGTCGATCTCGCCGACGGCGTTCATGCGCTGCGAGTGCAGAGCTGCGACTCCTTTGCCTGCGGCACGACCTGGTCGTCGTGGCTGTCGTTCACCGTGGACACGACGCCGCCACCGGTGCCCGTGATCGCGGCGACCTCCGGCGGGGAGGCGACCTACCAGCCGAAGTCCACCGGCAACTGGCTCGGCGGCGAGAATGTCGCCGGCAACTTCAGTTTCACCTCCTCGTCCGACGCGGCGAGTGTCGAGGTCAGGCTAAACGGGTCCTCGCTGGGCTGGAAGACGGCTTCTGGCGGGGCGTGGACCGGCTCGGTCACTCCGCCGCGAGACGGCCCGAATACGTTGGCCACCCGGTCGAAGGATGCTTTCGGTACCACGAGCGCATGGAGTGCCGACTACGTGTTCCTGGTGGCTCCGGCAGCCAACAAGTCGTGGCGGTGGGAACTGAATGATTCCCTGTCATCGATCGATACCGTCGGCTCGACGGTCACGAGCCCGGGTGTCCAGCTGTTGTCGGGCTTCACGCCCAGTCCGTATGTGACAGGTGCCGGCACGTCGAAGGCGGTCACGTTCAACGGGACCTCGCAGGCGCTGGGCACGACGAATACGGTGGTCAACACGATGGCGTCGTTCACGGTGACGGCCCGGGTGAAGCTGGGCACGATCACGCCTGCCGGGCCGATGATGACGATCGTGTCGCAGGACGGTCCGACGGGTTCGGGGTTCCGGCTGCAGTACCGCACTGATGTGCCGGTCGACGGTGGCACCAGGGCGTGGTGCTTTGTCATGTTCACCGCTGACGGGGCCACCGATACAGCGTCGACGAGGGCGTGCCTGGACGCGCAGCAGACCACCTCGGACTGGGTCAATCTGGCGGGCGTGTATGACGCGGGCAGTCACCAGGTGCAGATGTGGATCGAGGCTGACGGCGAGATGGTGATGTTCGACCCGGCGACCGCATTCACGAACGTGTGGTCCGCCACGGGTGCGCTGGCGATCGGTCGGGCGCGTCAAGGCAGCAGTGACGGGCAGTTTTTCAACGGTTCCATTGACCGGGTCGCCCTGTTCGCGACAGCGCTCAGCGGCTCTGAACTCAACGTTGACAAGGCGACGCCGTGA
- a CDS encoding RNA-binding protein, with protein sequence MTTYSWPDRDAFDPNRLAQAWPMVTRDLPIGTHVRGEVVARQPFGVFVRIKGAPDALGLAEITAMPRDAVLPEIGTTMSGEVIWRAEHNHQIKLRLVCSATAGQHPKSTT encoded by the coding sequence ATGACGACGTACTCCTGGCCTGACCGAGATGCCTTCGATCCCAACCGGCTGGCTCAGGCGTGGCCGATGGTTACCCGCGATCTTCCGATCGGAACCCACGTTCGCGGCGAGGTCGTAGCGCGACAGCCATTCGGAGTCTTCGTCCGCATCAAAGGTGCGCCCGACGCGTTAGGACTCGCCGAGATCACCGCCATGCCACGCGACGCCGTCCTGCCGGAAATTGGGACGACTATGTCCGGAGAGGTGATCTGGCGTGCCGAGCACAACCATCAGATCAAGCTGCGACTTGTGTGCTCCGCCACGGCTGGACAGCACCCGAAATCGACGACCTAG
- a CDS encoding RNA polymerase sigma factor, with amino-acid sequence MSGECTTDAQWFDQLWKDHNQSLYRYCLHLVHIYLYRGRTGSFRSEAADLAQLTFASAWEKRESIRCEEKDPGNWLRNTARNHVRNLSRRSSHTKESPSDNNELVNLDGTTLEDTSPGPEYSEIWPVLRELSIPDRELLILTYWADLSIGQLAQLYGISDAAVRARQTRARSRFRDALEASGMTHLIPSTAATHGDNNE; translated from the coding sequence TTGTCCGGCGAGTGCACGACAGATGCGCAGTGGTTCGACCAGCTCTGGAAAGACCACAACCAGTCTCTTTACAGATACTGCCTGCACCTCGTGCACATATACCTATACCGGGGTCGGACGGGCAGCTTCAGGTCAGAAGCAGCCGACCTCGCACAGCTCACGTTCGCGTCGGCCTGGGAAAAGCGGGAAAGCATCCGCTGCGAAGAGAAGGACCCGGGGAACTGGCTGCGCAACACCGCCCGCAACCACGTCCGCAACCTCAGCCGCCGCAGCTCGCACACCAAAGAGAGTCCGTCAGACAACAACGAGCTCGTCAACCTCGACGGCACGACCCTCGAAGACACCAGTCCCGGGCCTGAGTACTCCGAGATCTGGCCGGTGCTGCGCGAGCTGTCGATACCGGACCGAGAACTGCTCATCCTCACCTACTGGGCGGACCTGTCCATCGGACAGCTCGCACAGCTCTACGGCATCAGCGACGCTGCCGTACGCGCTCGCCAGACGCGAGCCCGTAGCCGCTTCCGGGACGCCTTGGAAGCCAGCGGCATGACGCACCTGATCCCGTCGACAGCTGCCACCCACGGAGACAACAATGAATGA
- a CDS encoding CU044_5270 family protein — protein sequence MTAHRPPDEAIVWPSHINPAAIMAKAQAAKPCTATPQPPTPSRRSKLRRRAIACGLAVTTLTGGVAFFASPASASPPAIPGTIDFDAASTESAYRSLTDLAEAVSRRQEPTAVGAYSFTRSQIWSLESDRHRPGADKHVMAQDEQLWWSPTTRSRLLTTLPPQQPDTVRAEWTGDLPPQSEAPRAMDQLGVNEISLVLDQTPADDADRLLAQVAAKEQKPSPLPPMSVLRTLADMCRYHVLNPTQRAAVLLALAKAGGLIYRGIVTDRGGRRGLAVSLDTDDHTLRQVLVFDRDNGSLLSREQITLVADDDLRLPAGSVTAYVLYLEHRTINKVG from the coding sequence ATGACCGCTCACCGCCCGCCAGACGAGGCCATCGTCTGGCCGTCGCACATCAACCCGGCGGCCATCATGGCGAAGGCGCAGGCCGCCAAGCCCTGTACCGCGACACCGCAGCCTCCGACGCCCTCACGGCGTTCGAAGCTCAGGCGCCGGGCGATCGCATGCGGGCTCGCCGTCACCACCCTCACCGGCGGGGTCGCCTTCTTCGCCAGTCCCGCCAGCGCCAGTCCGCCGGCGATTCCGGGCACGATCGATTTCGATGCCGCCAGCACCGAGTCCGCGTACCGCTCACTCACAGACCTCGCCGAGGCGGTCTCCCGCCGGCAGGAACCGACCGCGGTGGGCGCGTACAGCTTCACCCGCTCCCAGATCTGGAGCCTGGAGTCCGACCGGCACCGGCCAGGCGCCGACAAGCACGTGATGGCCCAGGACGAACAGCTCTGGTGGTCCCCCACCACCCGCAGCCGGCTGCTCACCACCCTCCCACCGCAGCAGCCCGACACCGTCCGGGCGGAGTGGACCGGGGACCTGCCGCCGCAGTCCGAGGCGCCGCGCGCGATGGACCAGCTCGGCGTCAACGAGATCTCCCTCGTCCTCGACCAGACACCTGCAGACGACGCCGACCGGCTCCTCGCCCAGGTCGCCGCCAAGGAGCAGAAACCGAGCCCGCTGCCACCGATGTCGGTCCTGCGGACACTCGCCGACATGTGCCGCTACCACGTCCTGAACCCCACCCAGCGGGCTGCGGTCCTGCTCGCACTCGCCAAGGCCGGCGGGCTCATCTACCGCGGCATCGTCACCGACCGCGGCGGCCGCCGAGGCCTCGCCGTCAGCCTCGACACCGACGACCACACCCTCCGGCAGGTCCTCGTCTTCGACCGGGACAACGGCTCCCTGCTCAGCCGCGAGCAGATCACCCTCGTCGCCGACGACGACCTCCGCCTGCCCGCCGGCAGCGTCACCGCCTACGTCCTCTATCTCGAGCACCGCACGATCAACAAGGTCGGCTGA